From the Opitutaceae bacterium genome, one window contains:
- a CDS encoding LacI family DNA-binding transcriptional regulator, which translates to MPRRTPSSGARPTIRDVASRAGVSTATVSRVLAGLGGASAAVTRKITKAAQTIGYRPNLSARGLRAKRRMLVGLVLPNLRNPFFTDLAHGVEEFLGKSGYTLLLGHSAEVAEREQRHMQVFVDEGVAGIVIVPSNAPGADYVAMATAGVPLVAVDRAPTGLPCDLVNTDNRTSARVAALHLLRLGYREIAFVNGPPNLDVSRARLAGVRDAIAETKSRPADLVVVNGDFQQAGGSAAMRELLVRRHAPRAVIVANNLMTLGALEVLHSRGLRIPEDIAIVCFDDMPWATSLRPPMTAIAQPAEELGRIAASLLLERLQTPDRPPRTITLSNTLNVRASCGALQVSRPA; encoded by the coding sequence ATGCCCCGCAGAACCCCTTCCTCTGGAGCGCGTCCGACCATTCGTGACGTAGCCTCGCGTGCAGGGGTCTCCACCGCCACGGTGTCGCGGGTGCTGGCAGGGCTTGGAGGCGCCAGCGCAGCGGTGACGCGCAAGATCACGAAAGCAGCGCAGACGATCGGATACCGTCCCAACCTCTCGGCCAGGGGCCTGCGTGCAAAGCGGCGCATGCTCGTGGGCCTCGTGCTCCCGAACCTGCGCAATCCCTTCTTCACCGATCTCGCCCACGGGGTGGAGGAATTTCTCGGGAAATCCGGGTACACGCTGCTGCTGGGCCACTCTGCCGAGGTTGCGGAACGGGAGCAGCGACACATGCAGGTGTTCGTGGATGAAGGCGTGGCCGGTATCGTGATCGTTCCGAGCAATGCCCCGGGCGCCGACTATGTGGCGATGGCCACCGCCGGCGTTCCGCTTGTCGCGGTCGACCGGGCACCCACGGGTCTTCCCTGCGACTTGGTCAACACCGACAACCGCACTAGCGCCCGGGTCGCCGCCCTGCACCTTCTCAGGCTTGGGTACCGTGAGATTGCCTTCGTCAACGGGCCTCCGAATTTGGATGTCTCACGGGCCCGGCTTGCGGGAGTGCGAGACGCCATCGCCGAGACCAAGTCGCGACCAGCCGACCTGGTGGTGGTCAACGGCGACTTCCAGCAGGCGGGCGGTTCGGCGGCGATGCGCGAACTGCTGGTGAGAAGGCATGCGCCGCGGGCCGTGATTGTGGCGAACAACCTCATGACGCTCGGCGCCCTCGAGGTCCTGCACAGCCGGGGCCTCCGGATTCCGGAAGACATCGCAATTGTCTGCTTCGATGACATGCCCTGGGCCACGTCGCTCAGGCCGCCCATGACTGCGATTGCACAGCCGGCCGAGGAGCTCGGCCGCATCGCCGCGAGCCTGCTGCTTGAGCGCCTCCAGACTCCTGATCGGCCGCCGCGAACCATCACACTTTCAAACACCCTCAATGTCCGTGCCTCGTGCGGCGCGTTGCAGGTGTCCCGCCCCGCCTAA
- the rbsK gene encoding ribokinase, with amino-acid sequence MPKKSNSIVVVGSSNTDMILRVPRIPGPGETLLGGEFAMAAGGKGANQAVAAARAGGQVTFVGAFGEDSLGEQALAGLRREGIDVSHVRRVKNKASGVALIFVSNEGENCIGVAGGANEALLPADVVRVRDVFTPGAWVVMQLETPLRTITRVAALAKKAGCKVILNPAPAATLPGKLLTNIDLLTPNEHEASVMTGHKVVDQKSAKLAAEALHQRGVAGVIITLGARGAYVSVGEMRTLAPGFKVKPVDTTAAGDVFNGALAVRLSEGAALDDAIRFAHAAAAISVTRRGAQPSIPNRREITRFL; translated from the coding sequence ATGCCAAAGAAGTCCAATTCCATCGTGGTCGTCGGCAGTTCCAACACCGACATGATTCTACGCGTGCCGCGCATTCCCGGCCCCGGCGAAACCCTGCTGGGCGGGGAGTTCGCGATGGCCGCAGGCGGCAAAGGCGCCAACCAAGCCGTGGCTGCCGCCCGCGCGGGTGGGCAGGTCACCTTTGTCGGGGCATTTGGTGAAGATTCTCTCGGTGAGCAGGCTCTGGCCGGTCTGAGGAGGGAAGGTATTGACGTCTCCCATGTTCGGCGCGTGAAGAACAAGGCTTCGGGTGTCGCACTCATCTTCGTTTCAAATGAGGGAGAGAACTGCATCGGGGTCGCCGGTGGTGCCAACGAGGCGCTCTTGCCGGCTGATGTCGTGCGGGTGCGTGACGTCTTCACTCCCGGGGCCTGGGTCGTGATGCAGCTCGAAACTCCACTGCGTACCATCACGCGCGTGGCGGCGCTGGCAAAGAAGGCCGGATGCAAGGTGATCCTCAATCCTGCTCCTGCTGCCACCCTGCCGGGCAAGCTGCTCACGAACATCGACCTCCTCACCCCAAACGAACATGAGGCGTCGGTCATGACGGGTCATAAGGTGGTCGACCAGAAGTCGGCAAAGCTGGCTGCTGAAGCCCTTCATCAACGAGGCGTGGCTGGAGTCATCATCACGCTCGGTGCACGAGGCGCCTATGTATCGGTCGGTGAAATGCGCACCCTCGCACCGGGTTTCAAGGTCAAGCCTGTCGACACCACGGCTGCCGGCGATGTCTTCAACGGCGCCCTTGCCGTGCGCCTGTCTGAAGGAGCGGCGCTCGATGACGCCATTCGGTTTGCGCATGCCGCTGCGGCGATCTCTGTTACCAGGCGCGGCGCACAACCCTCCATTCC